In one Gossypium hirsutum isolate 1008001.06 chromosome D09, Gossypium_hirsutum_v2.1, whole genome shotgun sequence genomic region, the following are encoded:
- the LOC121221019 gene encoding DNA-directed RNA polymerase II subunit 4, with amino-acid sequence MSGEEEENAAELKIGEEFLKAKCLMNCEVALILEHKYEQLQQMSDDPMNQVSQVFEKSLQYVKRFSRYKNPDSVRQVREILSRYQLAEFELCVLGNLCPETVEEAIAMVPSIKTKGRAHDDDAIERMLNDLSLIKKFE; translated from the exons ATGTCTGGCGAAGAGGAAGAAAACGCAGCTGAGCTCAAAATTGGAGAAG AGTTTTTGAAGGCgaagtgtttgatgaattgtgaaGTGGCTCTAATTCTTGAGCACAAGTATGAGCAGCTTCAGCAAATGTCTGACGATCCCATGAATCAAGTTTCCCA GGTATTCGAGAAGTCACTGCAGTATGTAAAACGCTTCAGCCGTTATAAAAATCCAGATTCTGTTAGGCAAGTTCGAGA AATTTTGAGTAGATATCAGTTAGCTGAATTCGAG CTTTGTGTTCTTGGCAACCTGTGTCCTGAAACTGTGGAGGAAGCAATCGCTATGGTGCCTTCCATCAAG ACTAAAGGACGGGCTCACGACGACGATGCCATCGAGAGAATGCTAAATGACTTGTCCCTTATCAAGAAATTTGAATAG
- the LOC121221018 gene encoding vacuole membrane protein KMS1, with amino-acid sequence MDSGNGATTSQQMGSLTEDLRERHQQELENLTLTTQPFKTLRLFLLAIFQYYKRLALYLLAKGSWLALSSTLIAAFGILLVTIEGPHEKHVDELSQYIRFGLWWIALGVASSIGLGSGLHTFVLYLGPHIALFTIKAMQCGRVDLKSAPYDTIQLKRGPSWLDKSCEEFGPPLFSSTHGSRVPLSSILQQVQLEAILWGTGTALGELPPYFISRAASESGCEFDAMEELDGSSSEDTGVIAALLEKIKRWLLSHSQHLNFFTILILASVPNPLFDLAGILCGQFGIPFWEFFLSTLIGKAFLKTYIQMVFIISICNNQLLDWIENELIWVLGFVPGFDTFLPTLTAKLHAAKDKYLSTSQPLPSNIKGKWDLSFASIWNNVVWLMLMNFFVKIVNATAQRYYKKQMDEQVDDNVSASTHSD; translated from the exons ATGGATTCAGGCAACGGAGCAACTACTTCTCAACAAATGGGATCGTTGACCGaag ATCTTCGTGAGAGACATCAACAAGAATTAGAAAACTTGACATTAACAACACAGCCCTTCAAAACATTAAGGCTATTTCTTCTGGCTATCTTTCAATATTATAAGCGATTAGCATTATATCTTTTGGCAAAGGGTAGTTGGCTTGCGCTTTCAAGCACTCTAATAGCAGCTTTTGGAATTTTGCTTGTAACAATCGAGGGTCCTCATGAAAAG CATGTTGATGAACTTTCTCAGTATATTCGGTTTGGACTATGGTGGATCGCACTTGGTGTTGCATCTTCAATTGGGCTTG GATCTGGTCTGCATACTTTTGTCCTTTATTTGGGTCCGCATATTGCCTTGTTTACCATAAAAGCAATGCAATGTGGACGAGTAGACCTGAAGAGTGCTCCATATGATACAATACAGTTGAAGAGAGGCCCTTCATGGCTGGATAAATCCTGTGAAGAGTTTGGGCCCCCATTGTTTTCATCAACACATGGTTCAAGGGTTCCTCTTAGCAGCATACTGCAGCAGGTGCAGCTGGAGGCTATCTTATGGGGTACTGGGACTGCACTAGGAGAGCTTCCTCCTTACTTCATCTCAAGGGCTG CTAGCGAGTCAGGTTGCGAATTTGATGCCATGGAAGAATTGGATGGTTCCTCAAGTGAGGATACTGGAGTCATAGCTGCTCTGCTGGAAAAGATCAAACGCTGGCTGTTGTCCCACTCCCAACATTTGAACTTCTTTACCATTTTAATTCTTGCCTCG GTCCCCAATCCATTATTTGACCTTGCTGGCATCTTGTGTGGACAATTTGGCATTCCATTCTGGGAGTTCTTTCTCTCAACATTGATTGGGAAGGCATTTCTTAAAACTTACATACAG ATGGTTTTTATTATCTCTATCTGTAACAATCAACTCCTTGATTGGATAGAGAATGAGTTGATTTGGGTGCTCGGCTTTGTACCTGGATTCGATACATTCTTGCCCACACTTACAGCAAAACTTCATGCAGCCAAAGACAAGTACTTGTCCACCTCACAACCGCTGCCTTCAAATATCAAG GGGAAGTGGGATTTATCATTTGCTTCGATCTGGAACAATGTTGTGTGGCTTATGCTAATGAACTTCTTTGTCAAGATTGTCAATGCAACTGCTCAGAGATATTATAAAAAACAGATGGACGAGCAGGTAGACGATAACGTATCTGCTTCAACTCATTCTGATTAA